One window of the Anguilla rostrata isolate EN2019 chromosome 13, ASM1855537v3, whole genome shotgun sequence genome contains the following:
- the csf1a gene encoding macrophage colony-stimulating factor 1a isoform X3: protein MNKYKQAHIFCKAKARCFFIIMCFHLVLGQVPGPCRHSVTKEHLLNLDRLIDNQLQNGCSMTYKFMERHGLSKVCYVKAAFPQILELLDSHFRYTKDSDNYGYVDKLKNLVWNIYSEQCIPQINEEIEDNPVRFEKDYSSSLREALGKIKEVIQLYMELMTKNDKPVDWNCEEEYAEDYPESTTALAQTTGVGPQGLAETADSDSPSGQPERGAGAGFQNGAEGEGHFSYKIAFIAASACGGLMLLITLYCFRKQKKLKALLHSSEGEGNQRLTSFDKDIEMQDCERTELSCLDSS from the exons atgaacaaatacaaacaagcccACATTTTTTGCAAAGCCAAG GCAAGGTGCTTTTTTATCATCATGTGCTTCCATCTGGTCCTCGGCCAAGTTCCTGGCCCGTGTCGGCACTCGGTGACGAAAGAGCACCTCCTGAACCTTGATCGACTG ATTGATAACCAGTTGCAAAATGGCTGTTCAATGACCTACAAATTCATGGAGCGTCACGGTTTG agtAAAGTCTGTTATGTTAAAGCAGCCTTCCCTCAAATCCTGGAACTTCTGGACAGTCACTTTCGATACACCAAGGACTCTGATAACTATGGTTACGTCGATAAACTGAAGAATTTGGTGTGGAACATTTATTCTGAACAATGCATTCCACAAATCAATGAGGAGATTGAG GACAATCCTGTGAGATTTGAAAAAGACTACAGCAGTTCTCTACGAGAAGCCctggggaaaataaaggaagTCATACAGCTCTATATGGAGCTGATGACGAAGAACGACAAACCAGTGGACTGGAACTGTGAAGAGGAGTATGCTGAGGATTACCCAGAATCAACCACAGCACTTGCCCAAACCACAG GTGTTGGGCCTCAAGGCTTAGCAGAGACCGCGGACTCCGACTCGCCGTCAGGACAACCGGAGAGAGGCGCAGGGGCCGGCTTCCAAAACGGggccgagggggaggggcacttCTCCTACAAGATCGCCTTCATCGCGGCATCGGCGTGTGGGGGACTGATGCTTTTAATTACGCTCTACTGTTTCAGGAAACAGAAG AAACTCAAAGCACTGCTTCATAGCTCCGAAGGTGAAGGCAATCAGAG ATTGACTTCATTCGACAAAGACATTGAAATGCAAGATTGTGAAAGAACAGAACTATCTT GTCTGGATTCATCGTGA
- the csf1a gene encoding macrophage colony-stimulating factor 1a isoform X1: MNKYKQAHIFCKAKARCFFIIMCFHLVLGQVPGPCRHSVTKEHLLNLDRLIDNQLQNGCSMTYKFMERHGLSKVCYVKAAFPQILELLDSHFRYTKDSDNYGYVDKLKNLVWNIYSEQCIPQINEEIEDNPVRFEKDYSSSLREALGKIKEVIQLYMELMTKNDKPVDWNCEEEYAEDYPESTTALAQTTGATECHCSCPTLGYGASEQVSLPANGKTKPMETSQWEDLVQPSQLQSHSSQPPKLAQPPMDTRNPWDYIPVTHDYNSHHRPKETESITSVSKEEKEEANGDILFLAFPGAGNLRSTTGSSASLDEKNGCPGCPGASCHRVHLDPVTGTPDTSESSDASQSTPVSAESVRGMDASVSHVVSEKRSPTTVASSAFTQSPTQNRVSGSTGSRSSQRTSFLDSSRAVSPSSQEHADNPVTPVPSHEAPVRSTPTKPEDTTAVLLTKRSLGPRVSPEDRFLELNDRSDVSQAGETTRSTIKHTVPLPGRTTVSGLPVRQFDPPVPPPVPKHESVSMRTTREKLESPGVGPQGLAETADSDSPSGQPERGAGAGFQNGAEGEGHFSYKIAFIAASACGGLMLLITLYCFRKQKKLKALLHSSEGEGNQRLTSFDKDIEMQDCERTELSCLDSS; this comes from the exons atgaacaaatacaaacaagcccACATTTTTTGCAAAGCCAAG GCAAGGTGCTTTTTTATCATCATGTGCTTCCATCTGGTCCTCGGCCAAGTTCCTGGCCCGTGTCGGCACTCGGTGACGAAAGAGCACCTCCTGAACCTTGATCGACTG ATTGATAACCAGTTGCAAAATGGCTGTTCAATGACCTACAAATTCATGGAGCGTCACGGTTTG agtAAAGTCTGTTATGTTAAAGCAGCCTTCCCTCAAATCCTGGAACTTCTGGACAGTCACTTTCGATACACCAAGGACTCTGATAACTATGGTTACGTCGATAAACTGAAGAATTTGGTGTGGAACATTTATTCTGAACAATGCATTCCACAAATCAATGAGGAGATTGAG GACAATCCTGTGAGATTTGAAAAAGACTACAGCAGTTCTCTACGAGAAGCCctggggaaaataaaggaagTCATACAGCTCTATATGGAGCTGATGACGAAGAACGACAAACCAGTGGACTGGAACTGTGAAGAGGAGTATGCTGAGGATTACCCAGAATCAACCACAGCACTTGCCCAAACCACAG GTGCAACCGAATGTCATTGTTCTTGCCCGACTCTCGGTTACGGAGCTTCTGAACAGGTTTCTTTGCCAGCCAATGGAAAGACTAAGCCAATGGAAACCAGTCAATGGGAAGACCTCGTGCAGCCATCTCAATTACAGTCGCATTCCTCCCAACCGCCTAAGCTGGCCCAACCTCCTATGGACACAAGGAACCCCTGGGACTACATCCCTGTCACCCACGACTACAACAGCCACCACAGACCGAAGGAAACTGAGTCCATCACCTCAGTTAgcaaggaggagaaagaggaggccAATGGGGACATTTTGTTTCTTGCATTCCCCGGAGCCGGTAATTTGAGATCCACCACAGGATCCTCTGCATCTTTAGATGAAAAGAACGGTTGTCCCGGATGCCCAGGTGCTTCGTGCCACAGGGTTCATTTGGACCCTGTAACCGGCACACCGGACACTTCAGAGTCTTCGGATGCATCTCAGTCTACTCCCGTGTCTGCAGAAAGCGTGCGAGGGATGGACGCCTCTGTGAGTCACGTTGTTTCGGAGAAAAGGAGTCCCACCACGGTCGCCTCCTCGGCTTTCACACAGAGCCCAACTCAGAACAGAGTATCTGGCTCGACCGGGAGTCGGTCGTCCCAACGCACATCGTTTCTCGATTCGTCTCGTGCGGTCAGCCCTTCGTCCCAGGAACACGCAGACAACCCCGTCACGCCCGTTCCGTCCCACGAGGCTCCGGTCAGAAGTACTCCCACGAAGCCGGAGGACACCACAGCTGTCTTGCTGACTAAGAGATCTCTAGGACCCAGAGTTTCCCCGGAGGACCGCTTCCTCGAGTTGAACGACCGTTCAGATGTTTCACAAGCTGGAGAAACAACAAGAAGCACAATCAAGCACACTGTCCCTCTGCCAGGAAGAACCACCGTTTCTGGTCTTCCTGTGAGACAGTTTGATCCCCCTGTACCGCCACCTGTGCCAAAGCATGAATCAGTATCTATGAGGACCACCCGTGAGAAGTTGGAAAGCCCAG GTGTTGGGCCTCAAGGCTTAGCAGAGACCGCGGACTCCGACTCGCCGTCAGGACAACCGGAGAGAGGCGCAGGGGCCGGCTTCCAAAACGGggccgagggggaggggcacttCTCCTACAAGATCGCCTTCATCGCGGCATCGGCGTGTGGGGGACTGATGCTTTTAATTACGCTCTACTGTTTCAGGAAACAGAAG AAACTCAAAGCACTGCTTCATAGCTCCGAAGGTGAAGGCAATCAGAG ATTGACTTCATTCGACAAAGACATTGAAATGCAAGATTGTGAAAGAACAGAACTATCTT GTCTGGATTCATCGTGA
- the csf1a gene encoding macrophage colony-stimulating factor 1a isoform X2, producing the protein MNKYKQAHIFCKAKARCFFIIMCFHLVLGQVPGPCRHSVTKEHLLNLDRLIDNQLQNGCSMTYKFMERHGLSKVCYVKAAFPQILELLDSHFRYTKDSDNYGYVDKLKNLVWNIYSEQCIPQINEEIEVSALFTVDSSSLREALGKIKEVIQLYMELMTKNDKPVDWNCEEEYAEDYPESTTALAQTTGATECHCSCPTLGYGASEQVSLPANGKTKPMETSQWEDLVQPSQLQSHSSQPPKLAQPPMDTRNPWDYIPVTHDYNSHHRPKETESITSVSKEEKEEANGDILFLAFPGAGNLRSTTGSSASLDEKNGCPGCPGASCHRVHLDPVTGTPDTSESSDASQSTPVSAESVRGMDASVSHVVSEKRSPTTVASSAFTQSPTQNRVSGSTGSRSSQRTSFLDSSRAVSPSSQEHADNPVTPVPSHEAPVRSTPTKPEDTTAVLLTKRSLGPRVSPEDRFLELNDRSDVSQAGETTRSTIKHTVPLPGRTTVSGLPVRQFDPPVPPPVPKHESVSMRTTREKLESPGVGPQGLAETADSDSPSGQPERGAGAGFQNGAEGEGHFSYKIAFIAASACGGLMLLITLYCFRKQKKLKALLHSSEGEGNQRLTSFDKDIEMQDCERTELSCLDSS; encoded by the exons atgaacaaatacaaacaagcccACATTTTTTGCAAAGCCAAG GCAAGGTGCTTTTTTATCATCATGTGCTTCCATCTGGTCCTCGGCCAAGTTCCTGGCCCGTGTCGGCACTCGGTGACGAAAGAGCACCTCCTGAACCTTGATCGACTG ATTGATAACCAGTTGCAAAATGGCTGTTCAATGACCTACAAATTCATGGAGCGTCACGGTTTG agtAAAGTCTGTTATGTTAAAGCAGCCTTCCCTCAAATCCTGGAACTTCTGGACAGTCACTTTCGATACACCAAGGACTCTGATAACTATGGTTACGTCGATAAACTGAAGAATTTGGTGTGGAACATTTATTCTGAACAATGCATTCCACAAATCAATGAGGAGATTGAGGTGAGTGCATTGTTTACCGTTGAT AGCAGTTCTCTACGAGAAGCCctggggaaaataaaggaagTCATACAGCTCTATATGGAGCTGATGACGAAGAACGACAAACCAGTGGACTGGAACTGTGAAGAGGAGTATGCTGAGGATTACCCAGAATCAACCACAGCACTTGCCCAAACCACAG GTGCAACCGAATGTCATTGTTCTTGCCCGACTCTCGGTTACGGAGCTTCTGAACAGGTTTCTTTGCCAGCCAATGGAAAGACTAAGCCAATGGAAACCAGTCAATGGGAAGACCTCGTGCAGCCATCTCAATTACAGTCGCATTCCTCCCAACCGCCTAAGCTGGCCCAACCTCCTATGGACACAAGGAACCCCTGGGACTACATCCCTGTCACCCACGACTACAACAGCCACCACAGACCGAAGGAAACTGAGTCCATCACCTCAGTTAgcaaggaggagaaagaggaggccAATGGGGACATTTTGTTTCTTGCATTCCCCGGAGCCGGTAATTTGAGATCCACCACAGGATCCTCTGCATCTTTAGATGAAAAGAACGGTTGTCCCGGATGCCCAGGTGCTTCGTGCCACAGGGTTCATTTGGACCCTGTAACCGGCACACCGGACACTTCAGAGTCTTCGGATGCATCTCAGTCTACTCCCGTGTCTGCAGAAAGCGTGCGAGGGATGGACGCCTCTGTGAGTCACGTTGTTTCGGAGAAAAGGAGTCCCACCACGGTCGCCTCCTCGGCTTTCACACAGAGCCCAACTCAGAACAGAGTATCTGGCTCGACCGGGAGTCGGTCGTCCCAACGCACATCGTTTCTCGATTCGTCTCGTGCGGTCAGCCCTTCGTCCCAGGAACACGCAGACAACCCCGTCACGCCCGTTCCGTCCCACGAGGCTCCGGTCAGAAGTACTCCCACGAAGCCGGAGGACACCACAGCTGTCTTGCTGACTAAGAGATCTCTAGGACCCAGAGTTTCCCCGGAGGACCGCTTCCTCGAGTTGAACGACCGTTCAGATGTTTCACAAGCTGGAGAAACAACAAGAAGCACAATCAAGCACACTGTCCCTCTGCCAGGAAGAACCACCGTTTCTGGTCTTCCTGTGAGACAGTTTGATCCCCCTGTACCGCCACCTGTGCCAAAGCATGAATCAGTATCTATGAGGACCACCCGTGAGAAGTTGGAAAGCCCAG GTGTTGGGCCTCAAGGCTTAGCAGAGACCGCGGACTCCGACTCGCCGTCAGGACAACCGGAGAGAGGCGCAGGGGCCGGCTTCCAAAACGGggccgagggggaggggcacttCTCCTACAAGATCGCCTTCATCGCGGCATCGGCGTGTGGGGGACTGATGCTTTTAATTACGCTCTACTGTTTCAGGAAACAGAAG AAACTCAAAGCACTGCTTCATAGCTCCGAAGGTGAAGGCAATCAGAG ATTGACTTCATTCGACAAAGACATTGAAATGCAAGATTGTGAAAGAACAGAACTATCTT GTCTGGATTCATCGTGA